In the Acidobacteriota bacterium genome, CTCCGCAAACCAAGCCGCCGGAAGCTCCCGCGCCGGAGCTGAAAACCGATCTCACGCGCGTCGAGGTGGATTCACCCTTCGTCTTCCGGGCAGAGGATCTGCGCAAAGAGGATCAGCGGCTGAACAAAGGCGACGTGAACAAAGGTGACGTGAACAAAGACGACGTGCCTCCGGCCGAGCATCCGTTGCGCGCCTCGCTCGCCACCTTGCCCAAGCTGCCGGCGGTGGCGGCGCTGCCACCGGCGCCGCCCACTCCGAAGAGGAAGGGCGCCTTCGCGCGACTGAAGTCTTTCTTCGGGGCGCTGTTCAAGTAGAGCGGCGAGTCGCCACGGCCCCACCTCACACCCAAGCGCCCGCTCGGGGGCGAGCGGGCTACAACTCGATTGCGCTCCCACACATAAACTCTGCAAGTCCGGCGGGGCGTCTCGTTCTCCCTCCAGGGGCAGGAAGAGGTTGGAGTTAACCGCGTCAGGCACGTGTTTTCTGGGCGTGTGCGAGGCGGCCGGCAGCAAGAATTCTGGAACTTTCCACCTGCAACCGGCATATACTGGGTGGGTTCGCCAATGGCTACTTCTGCCGTAAACAAGAGTCCGAAGCTGCCGGGCGCGGGGTCTCGTCCGCCCGACATCCTACCCACGCTGTTCGGGGTGGGGTACGGAACCTATGGCGTCCAGCCCAAGACCTTCATCCTGTCATTCCTGGCGCACACCGCAGCGGTCGCCCTCATGCTGACCTCGGGCTTCCTGTTCGTGAAGCATAAGGACGAGATCAAGCGCAACGTGGTCTCGCTCGTCGGCGCCGAACTCAGCGACTACGTGCTGCCCGTCTCCTCGAAGAAGGCGGGCGGCGGCGGTGGCGGCGGCGATCGCGACAAGCTCGATGCCTCGGCCGGCAAGCTGCCCAAGAAATCTCTGGAGCAGTTCACTCCGCCGGCGGCGGTGATCCGCAATCCTGATCCGAAATTGGCGATGGAGCCGACCGTGGTGATGCCGAATATCCCGGTAGCGGAGCCGAACATCGCCGCACTCGGCGATCCCAAGGGCGTGATCGGTCCGCCTTCGAACGGCACCGGCTCAGGCGCGGGCATTGGTTCAGGTTCTGGCGGCGGCGTTGGCTCAGGCCGCGGACCGGGCGTGGGCCCAGGCTGGGGCGGCGGCATCGGTGGCGGCGCCTATCGCGTGGGCGGCGGCGTGAGCGCACCGCGCGCGCTCTATGCGCCCGATCCGGAGTACTCGGAAGAAGCGCGCAAGGCCAAGTACATGGGCGTGGTGGTGCTGTGGGTCGTGGTCGGTCCGGATGGCCGCGTGCACGATATGCGCGTGCAGCGCTCGCTCGGCCTGGGATTAGATGAGAAGGCGATGGAAGCCGTCCGGCAATGGAAGTTCGATCCCGCGCGCAAAGATGGACAGCCCGTCGCGGTGCAGATCAATGTGGAAGTGAACTTCCGGCTGTACTAAGAGACGCACTAAGAGTTTTGAAGTTCAAAAGCCCCGCGCTACGGCGCGGGGCTTTTTATTCGCCCGAGCTTATTCGCCCGAGCCTGGCTTTTTCTCGGCCGTCCTATCCGTCTCCGCCGCCGTGTTCTTCTTGAATCGCTCGGCCAGCGTCTGTCCCGTCGCGGGATACTTCTTCAGCAGGTCATTCAGCTTGGCCACGCGGGTAGAGAACGCGGGATGCGTCTTGCCGTTCCACATCCCGGTCTTCTGCTGGTTGGCAGCGTCGGCAGCGAAGACGGCGAGCGTCTCGAGGAAGGCTTTCAATCCCGCGGGCGCGTAGCCGGCCTGCGCGGCGAAGTCGGTGCCTTTCTTGTCGGCGTCATTCTCTTTGTCGGGACCGTAATTCTGGGTGAGCGCCTGTGTGACGAGCTCGTTAGCCAGGCCGGTGAGCACGGAGAGGGGCAGGCGCGAGGTGCCCTCTTCGACCGCCAGGCCGGTCAGCTTCTTGTTGCGGATGATGGTCTCGAGATGGCGCGCGTCCACGTGCGCGACCTCGTGCGCGAGGGTGCCGGCGAGCTCGGACTCATCCTTCATCTTCTCCAGCGCGCCGCGGGTGACGAAGATGTATCCGCCGGGCATGGCGCAAGCCCACGCGATGGGCGTGTTGAGGATGCCGACGTGATATTGCAGCGAGCGCCTGCCGTATTGCGCCACTGACGCGGCGACCAGGTTCACGTACTTCGTCTCCGCTTCGTTCTGGTAGAGCGGGAAGATGTGGATGATCTTCGCCGCCGCCGCCTGGCCGATGCTGTTCTCCTGCTCGGGCGTCCATGGAGTCGTGGCGTCGGAGACGCGCTTCGCTTTGCCGAGGTTATCGAGCACGCCGCCCAGCTGCGCTTGCGCGGGGAGCGCGAGCGCGGCGGCCAGGGTGAGGACAAAAAACATTCTTGTGCGCATGACTATTGACCTCCCTTCGACTTGAGGTTGCCATCGGTGAGGAACTGCTTCAGGTCAGCGGGCGCAACGCTGCTCTCTGACATCGCAACGGCCGCGGCCGCGTCCTCAGCGCTCGGACTCGCGTTCAACACCGCGTTCTCGACCGTGCCATCGGGATTCAGTCCGCTGAAACCCATCGCGGTGGTGTCTTTCTTCTGCTTCGCGGTGGCGGAGTCGTCGGAGAAGAGCGGTTTCTTCTCTTCTTCCTTCTTCTTGTCGTCTTCGGCCTTCTTCTTGTCCGCGTCGGTTTGCGCGGGCTGCGCCGGTTGTTCCTTCGGTTTCTTTTTGAAGACGCCGCCGAGGCCACTGGGCAATTGCGGCGTAGCAGAAGCCGATGAGCTCAGCACGAGCGCCAAGAGGCACAGTCTCGCTAGTATCCGTTTCATGACGGGTCTCCTATGTCCTAAGCGCCGGAGCCGGCTTTCGCGACTCCGGGGTCCTTACGTCTCGCTGGTATCACTGCCAATCCCTTGCAACTCGAATATCTGCGTTTCCACCGTCTTGCCCTTCACCTTCACGCCCCCGAGCGGGCGCACCTGCGCCGTCGAGCCGAGGCGCG is a window encoding:
- a CDS encoding TonB family protein, encoding MATSAVNKSPKLPGAGSRPPDILPTLFGVGYGTYGVQPKTFILSFLAHTAAVALMLTSGFLFVKHKDEIKRNVVSLVGAELSDYVLPVSSKKAGGGGGGGDRDKLDASAGKLPKKSLEQFTPPAAVIRNPDPKLAMEPTVVMPNIPVAEPNIAALGDPKGVIGPPSNGTGSGAGIGSGSGGGVGSGRGPGVGPGWGGGIGGGAYRVGGGVSAPRALYAPDPEYSEEARKAKYMGVVVLWVVVGPDGRVHDMRVQRSLGLGLDEKAMEAVRQWKFDPARKDGQPVAVQINVEVNFRLY
- a CDS encoding M48 family metalloprotease — its product is MRTRMFFVLTLAAALALPAQAQLGGVLDNLGKAKRVSDATTPWTPEQENSIGQAAAAKIIHIFPLYQNEAETKYVNLVAASVAQYGRRSLQYHVGILNTPIAWACAMPGGYIFVTRGALEKMKDESELAGTLAHEVAHVDARHLETIIRNKKLTGLAVEEGTSRLPLSVLTGLANELVTQALTQNYGPDKENDADKKGTDFAAQAGYAPAGLKAFLETLAVFAADAANQQKTGMWNGKTHPAFSTRVAKLNDLLKKYPATGQTLAERFKKNTAAETDRTAEKKPGSGE